A genomic segment from Psychrobacter arcticus 273-4 encodes:
- the bamB gene encoding outer membrane protein assembly factor BamB has product MTQAIRFNNTIKAKTMRSTAMHIAVIAVMTTAVIGCNRGIKPVVNDPVKLVQIIQPVSVLQPVFSTDLGNKNVSKKDPLTLQVGYANSQIVTASRAGDLVGFDKAGQRLWSVNVGDQITGGVAIDELSQTAIISTRGGLVMAFDSVTGAKRWQQQLTGSVLTPALISNNRVILSANDGFLHGLSLQTGQSVWQFATQVPVISVRGSAAPTLLDAKTALLATADGRLHAVTVDNGLPLWSRRVGVGTGSSEVERMSDVDGMPIVDNNQLFAISYSGQLLGIDLASGQVLFVNELASLKALAVNNQQVVATSLEGKVVAYNRSNGTVLWESEELAYRHLTNPVMIGNYIAVGDFDGVVHLFDPATGKIVSRVQTKGSLTNLQVQGSRLMTQSTSGQVAIWQLAR; this is encoded by the coding sequence ATGACTCAAGCTATTCGCTTTAACAATACCATCAAAGCCAAAACCATGCGCTCAACGGCCATGCATATAGCCGTAATTGCAGTGATGACAACTGCGGTCATTGGGTGTAATCGAGGTATCAAGCCAGTCGTCAATGACCCTGTAAAATTGGTACAAATTATCCAACCTGTTAGTGTATTGCAGCCAGTTTTTAGTACCGACCTTGGTAATAAAAACGTCAGTAAAAAAGATCCGCTTACTTTGCAAGTTGGCTATGCCAATTCGCAAATCGTTACGGCCTCGCGCGCTGGTGATCTGGTTGGTTTTGATAAAGCTGGTCAGCGTTTATGGTCAGTGAATGTTGGCGACCAGATTACAGGTGGTGTTGCGATAGATGAGCTAAGCCAAACCGCTATTATCAGTACTCGTGGCGGTCTGGTTATGGCATTTGATAGCGTAACAGGTGCAAAACGCTGGCAGCAACAGCTTACCGGTTCAGTGCTAACGCCAGCATTGATCAGCAACAACCGCGTTATTCTATCAGCCAATGATGGTTTTCTGCATGGCTTATCACTACAGACCGGTCAGTCAGTCTGGCAGTTTGCTACCCAAGTCCCTGTGATTAGTGTACGTGGTAGCGCTGCACCAACGTTATTAGATGCCAAGACAGCATTGCTAGCGACTGCCGATGGACGCTTGCATGCTGTTACGGTAGATAATGGTTTGCCATTATGGTCAAGACGCGTTGGTGTGGGTACAGGCAGCAGCGAAGTTGAACGTATGAGCGACGTTGATGGTATGCCGATTGTAGATAACAATCAGTTATTTGCTATCAGCTATAGTGGTCAGCTACTCGGTATTGATTTGGCATCAGGACAAGTATTGTTTGTTAATGAGCTTGCCAGCTTAAAAGCGCTTGCAGTCAATAATCAGCAAGTGGTTGCGACGAGCTTAGAGGGTAAAGTGGTTGCTTATAACCGCAGTAATGGTACTGTCTTATGGGAAAGTGAAGAATTGGCCTATCGTCATTTGACCAATCCTGTGATGATTGGCAACTATATCGCAGTGGGCGATTTTGATGGAGTGGTGCATTTATTTGACCCAGCCACCGGTAAGATTGTCAGCCGTGTACAGACCAAAGGCTCATTGACCAATTTGCAAGTACAAGGCAGCCGCTTGATGACCCAAAGCACCTCAGGTCAAGTAGCGATTTGGCAGTTGGCGCGCTAA
- the der gene encoding ribosome biogenesis GTPase Der, which produces MSIKPVVALIGRPNVGKSTLFNQFTKSRQALVADLSGLTRDRQYGDATYEDKAFIVVDTGGIGEADDGRGDIDDYMSEQSYTAIHEADIIVFVVDARAGMIGADAEIGKFLHTLGKPVYVVANKVDGVHDSAPAEFYALGLGEPYPMAASHGRGVGNLLEVLTADMPNQENIIEPRGLKLAIIGRPNVGKSTLVNRLLGEDRVVVFDMPGTTRDSIYIPYKRDGKDYVLIDTAGVRRRGKIDEKVEKFSVIKTLQAIEDSNVTVIVIDAHEGIVDQDLHMIGYALDAGRALVVAINKWDGLTADQKNYIKIEMDRRFNFIPYVKVHQISALHGTGVGNLYPSILRAYQSSMFEVSTNRLTQILQDAVTANPPPTVAGRRIKLRYAHIGGHNPPVIVIHGNQTGSLPKSYQRYLENQFRQVFKLEGTPLNVVFKLNENPYANKSDTPTKAKTQQLRQRERNRAQKFTTKDKKPR; this is translated from the coding sequence ATGAGTATCAAGCCTGTGGTCGCCTTAATTGGTCGTCCAAACGTCGGTAAATCCACCTTATTCAATCAGTTCACTAAAAGTCGGCAGGCATTGGTTGCTGATTTGTCAGGATTGACTCGTGACCGTCAATACGGTGATGCAACCTACGAAGACAAAGCTTTTATTGTCGTTGATACCGGTGGTATTGGTGAAGCGGACGATGGCAGAGGCGATATTGATGATTACATGTCTGAGCAGTCGTATACTGCCATTCATGAAGCCGACATCATTGTGTTTGTGGTTGATGCGCGCGCAGGAATGATTGGTGCCGATGCTGAGATTGGTAAATTTCTACATACCCTTGGCAAGCCTGTCTATGTGGTTGCCAATAAAGTCGATGGCGTGCATGATTCGGCGCCGGCTGAATTTTATGCATTAGGTCTAGGCGAACCATATCCAATGGCGGCCAGTCACGGTCGTGGTGTGGGCAACCTGCTCGAAGTATTGACCGCTGATATGCCTAATCAAGAAAATATCATAGAGCCAAGAGGCTTAAAGCTTGCTATTATCGGTCGTCCAAACGTTGGCAAATCAACTCTCGTTAACCGTTTATTGGGTGAAGACCGCGTTGTCGTTTTTGATATGCCTGGTACCACTCGTGATAGTATTTATATCCCATATAAGCGTGATGGCAAAGATTACGTATTGATTGATACGGCTGGGGTACGTCGCCGTGGTAAAATCGATGAAAAGGTAGAGAAATTCTCAGTTATCAAAACTTTGCAAGCCATTGAAGATTCTAACGTGACTGTTATTGTTATTGATGCTCATGAAGGTATCGTCGATCAAGATTTGCATATGATTGGCTATGCATTGGACGCAGGTCGTGCTCTAGTGGTTGCGATTAATAAGTGGGATGGTCTGACTGCCGATCAAAAGAACTATATCAAGATTGAGATGGATCGCCGTTTTAACTTTATCCCTTATGTAAAAGTGCATCAAATCTCAGCACTACATGGTACGGGTGTGGGTAATTTATATCCGTCTATATTGCGCGCTTATCAATCGTCTATGTTTGAAGTGTCGACCAACCGTTTGACACAGATTTTGCAAGATGCTGTTACTGCTAATCCACCGCCAACGGTCGCTGGTCGCCGCATTAAGTTGCGTTACGCGCATATTGGTGGACACAATCCGCCCGTTATTGTGATTCATGGCAATCAGACTGGCTCGTTACCTAAGAGCTATCAGCGCTATCTTGAAAATCAATTCCGTCAGGTATTTAAGTTAGAAGGCACGCCACTAAACGTAGTCTTTAAACTGAATGAAAACCCGTATGCTAACAAAAGCGACACACCAACCAAAGCGAAAACCCAACAGCTGCGTCAACGTGAACGTAATCGTGCGCAGAAATTTACGACAAAAGATAAGAAACCGCGTTAA
- a CDS encoding D-alanyl-D-alanine carboxypeptidase family protein translates to MTVKRVKKQLVQLVVGVSISMSAVMASAAIQQPEMANTAYVLMDYNTGEILAQKNANQALPPASLTKMMTSYIIEQRLASGDLKETDQVLMSPNAWCRGSNSQSCMYVPVNKSASVIDMLRGIIIQSGNDASKAMAEHIAGSEASFAILMNEQAQKIGMKNTHFVNSTGMPEEGHQASALDLAKLSRAIIKNSGDYYRIYSEKEFTYNGITQGNRNALLATDPTVDGLKTGHTDAAGYCLAASSNREGMRLISVIMGTESQQARADQSRELLNWGFGHFTTVTQAPAGQFVSKVPVWFGEAKEIEVVTADNLQILTTKTQKNKISTVIDIPESLEAPIKKGQEIGKMMAVIDGKAVASVPVIATSDIEQSGFMSRIWQRFSRWAQNLF, encoded by the coding sequence ATGACAGTAAAGCGTGTGAAAAAACAGCTGGTGCAGCTGGTAGTGGGTGTCAGTATTTCTATGAGTGCAGTGATGGCAAGTGCAGCCATACAGCAGCCTGAGATGGCAAATACTGCGTATGTATTAATGGACTATAACACGGGTGAAATTTTGGCACAGAAAAATGCCAATCAAGCCTTGCCGCCAGCGTCTTTGACCAAAATGATGACCAGTTATATCATTGAGCAGCGCTTAGCATCAGGCGATCTCAAAGAAACCGATCAGGTATTAATGAGTCCAAATGCTTGGTGCCGCGGCAGTAATAGCCAGTCGTGCATGTATGTACCAGTGAATAAAAGCGCAAGTGTCATCGATATGCTACGCGGTATTATTATCCAATCAGGTAATGATGCCTCAAAAGCGATGGCTGAGCATATCGCTGGTAGCGAAGCGTCGTTTGCTATCTTGATGAATGAGCAAGCGCAAAAGATTGGTATGAAGAATACCCATTTCGTTAACTCTACCGGTATGCCTGAGGAAGGTCACCAAGCATCTGCTCTAGATTTGGCCAAGCTGTCACGCGCTATTATCAAAAACAGCGGCGACTACTACAGAATTTATTCAGAAAAAGAGTTTACCTATAACGGTATTACTCAAGGTAACCGTAATGCGCTACTCGCCACCGACCCTACTGTTGATGGTCTAAAAACAGGACATACGGATGCGGCTGGTTATTGCTTGGCAGCCTCAAGCAACCGTGAAGGTATGCGTCTAATCTCTGTCATTATGGGTACAGAAAGTCAGCAAGCACGTGCTGACCAGTCGCGTGAGTTGCTAAACTGGGGTTTTGGTCACTTCACCACTGTCACTCAAGCACCTGCTGGGCAATTTGTCAGCAAAGTTCCTGTCTGGTTTGGTGAAGCAAAAGAGATAGAAGTGGTAACTGCTGATAATTTGCAGATTCTAACCACTAAGACTCAAAAGAATAAAATCTCTACTGTAATCGATATTCCTGAAAGCTTAGAAGCGCCTATCAAAAAAGGTCAAGAAATCGGTAAGATGATGGCTGTTATCGATGGTAAAGCAGTTGCTTCTGTGCCTGTGATTGCGACAAGCGATATTGAGCAATCAGGCTTTATGAGCCGTATCTGGCAACGTTTTTCTCGCTGGGCACAAAACTTATTTTAA